Proteins encoded by one window of Lycium barbarum isolate Lr01 chromosome 11, ASM1917538v2, whole genome shotgun sequence:
- the LOC132617974 gene encoding nucleobase-ascorbate transporter 1, translated as MANISHPPMEQLQDLEYCIDSNPPWPETILLAFQNYILVLGTSVMIPSALVPLMGGSDGDKARVIQTLLFVAGINTLLQALFGTRLPAVVGGSFAYVIPIVYIISDSHLQRISEPHVRFVHTMRAIQGALIVAASIQIILGYSQVWGLFSRFFSPLGMAPVVGLVGFGLFQRGFPALGNCVEIGLPMLLLVIGLSQYLKNVKPMRDFPIFERFPVLICVTIIWIYSTILTASGAYRGKNALTQHNCRTDRANLISTAPWFKFPYPLQWGPPTFAAGHSFAMMSAVLVSMVESTGAYMAASRLAIATPPPAYVLSRGIGWQGIGILLDGLFGTCTGSTVSVENVGLLGLTRVGSRRVVQISAGFMIFFAMLGKFGAVFASIPFPIYAALYCVLFGLVGSVGLSFLQFTNLNCMRNLIITGLSLFLGISIPQFFNEYWHPARHGLVKTDAGWFNAFVNTIFTSPPMVGLIVAVFLDNTLDVENAKKDRGMPWWVKFRTFRGDNRNEEFYTLPFNLNRFFPPT; from the exons ATGGCTAACATTTCTCATCCTCCAATGGAACAACTTCAAGACCTTGAGTATTGCATAGACTCCAATCCTCCATGGC CTGAAACCATCTTGTTAGCTTTTCAAAATTACATATTAGTGCTTGGCACAAGTGTGATGATCCCCTCAGCGCTTGTACCTTTAATGGGTGGATCAGAT GGGGACAAGGCAAGGGTTATACAAACCCTGCTCTTTGTGGCTGGAATAAATACTCTTCTCCAAGCACTGTTTGGAACTCGGTTGCCAGCTGTTGTTGGAGGTTCATTTGCATACGTCATTCCTATAGTCTATATAATTAGTGACTCGCATCTTCAACGAATCAGTGAGCCACATGTA AGATTTGTACATACGATGCGAGCTATTCAAGGAGCTTTAATTGTCGCAGCTAGCATTcaaattattttgggatacagCCAAGTTTGGGGGCTCTTCTCACG ATTCTTCAGTCCGCTTGGGATGGCACCCGTTGTTGGATTAGTTGGTTTCGGCTTATTTCAGCGAGGATTTCCCGCA CTAGGGAATTGCGTTGAAATTGGGCTTCCAATGCTATTGTTGGTCATTGGCTTGTCACAA TATCTAAAGAATGTTAAACCAATGAGGGATTTTCCAATATTCGAGCGATTCCCTGTTTTAATTTGTGTTACCATTATCTGGATATATTCGACCATTCTGACGGCTAGTGGGGCTTACCGTGGCAAAAATGCTCTAACGCAGCATAATTGCCGCACTGATAGAGCAAATCTCATTTCTACTGCTCCATG GTTTAAGTTTCCATACCCCCTGCAGTGGGGGCCTCCTACTTTTGCTGCTGGGCATTCTTTTGCTATGATGTCTGCAGTTCTTGTCTCGATGGTTGAG TCAACCGGAGCTTATATGGCGGCATCTCGTCTGGCAATTGCCACTCCACCTCCTGCCTACGTACTAAGCCGTGGCATTGGATGGCAG GGAATAGGCATTTTGCTTGATGGACTTTTTGGAACATGCACTGGTTCAACTGTTTCTGT AGAAAATGTGGGACTTCTTGGATTGACTCGAGTTGGAAGTCGAAGAGTTGTTCAAATTTCTGCAGGTTTCATGATATTCTTTGCTATGCTAG GGAAATTTGGGGCTGTTTTTGCATCGATACCTTTCCCAATATATGCTGCACTGTATTGTGTTCTGTTTGGTCTTGTAG GCTCAGTTGGattatcatttcttcaattcacAAATTTGAATTGTATGAGGAATCTCATAATAACGGGACTATCACTTTTCCTTGGGATATCAATTCCACAATTTTTCAATGAATATTGGCATCCAGCTCGTCACGGTCTTGTTAAAACCGACGCTGGCTGG TTCAATGCATTTGTCAACACCATATTCACGTCGCCTCCAATGGTGGGGCTAATAGTTGCTGTGTTTCTTGACAACACATTGGACGTGGAGAATGCAAAGAAAGATCGGGGCATGCCTTGGTGGGTGAAATTCAGAACTTTCAGAGGTGATAACAGAAACGAAGAGTTCTACACGTTGCCATTCAATCTCAACCGGTTCTTTCCTCCTACGTAG